From the genome of Haloarcula taiwanensis:
GACTGCGGTCGACCAGCGGGCCGAACGCGTCTTCCAGTTCCACGATGCGGCGCTGGGCGTGGGCGTAGGACCGGCCCAGCGCGTCAGCGGCGGCGTTCAGCGACCCGTGGGCGGCGACCGCTTGCAGGAGCGTCCGGTCGCGGGCGGTCAGCGCCACGTCGCCCTGCCCCAGTTGCACTTCGACGTCCGCAGTCGCGTCCATATTTTGACATAGTCGTTCCCTGATAAAGGTATTGCCACCGATCAGCGCTGCCTCCCACCGGGGATCGGAGTAGAGTACGAAGCGGTCAGTAGACCAGTTCGCCGGAGATGAACTTCCGTGTGCGGTGGTCCGACGGGTTCTGGAAAATCTCTTCTGTCGGGGCAATTTCGGTTATCTGCTCGTTGAGTAGCACTGCGACCCGGTCGGCGACCCGCTCCGCCTGGTGCATATCGTGTGTCGCCACCACGACACCGATACCCCGGTTCCGAGCTTCTGCAATCGCGTCCTCGATAACTGCGGTGTTTCGCGGGTCGAGGTCCGATGTCGGCTCGTCGAGCAGGAGCAGGTCCGGGTTGTAGGCCAGCGCACGGGCGAACGACACCCGCTGTGCCTCCCCGCCCGAGAGTGAGTCCGCGTGTTGATCCATCTTCTCGCGTAGCCCGACAACATCGAGGGCCTCACAAACGGCGTCCGCGGTGCCGTTCGAGCGAACTACCGACTGGAGTTCGTGCCGGAGTCGGGCGGCCCACGACCGGCGGACTCGAAGCCCGTATTCGACGTTCCGAGCGACCGGCGCGTCGAACAAGCTCGCCTCCTGAAACACCATTCCGATGCGTCGGCGCAACGACAGCCGTGTCGCCTCGTCGACGGCCCACACGTCCGTGCCGTCGAAGGTGATCGTCCCCTGGTCCGGTTCCAGTGAGAACGCGAGCAGTCGGAGCAACGTCGTCTTCCCGACGCCCGACGGGCCGATGACGGCGACGACCTCTCCGGGATTGACCCCGACAGAGAGGTCTCTGAACACGTCGTTGGCCCCGTAGGCGTGGGACACGTCCGTGACTTCGAGCATTATCGCTGGACCCCCTGATCGCCGAGTCGGATGACAATAGCGTTGATCGTCAACACGAGCGTGACCAGCACGGCCCCGAGAATCATCGCCGTCTCGTACTGTCCCTGCCGGGCTTCGAGTTGAATCGCGGTCGTCAGCGTCCGTGTTTTCGAGATGCCGCTCGCGCTCGTGATGTTCCCGCCGACGATGAGCACGGACCCGACTTCGCTGATGGCGCGGCCAAAGCCCGCAAGCACTGCCGTTGCGATACCGTATCGGGCTTCCTTGAGCACGACCAGCGCCACGTCGAGGCGTGTTCCGCCGAGGACGTGTGCGGCGTCGCGGACGTTGTCGTCGACGCTACTGATGGCGGCGAGACTGATGGCGGTAATCGGCGGCGTCGCGAGGACGAACTGTGACATGATCATCGCCTCTTTGGTGAATATCAGCTCCAACTCCCCAAGCGGCCCCTGGTTCGAGACGGTGAACAGCACGACGAGGCCGACGACCACGCTGGGAAACCCCATCCCCGTGTTGATGACTGACTTCACGAACTGCTTGCCGTGAAAGTCGGACAGCCCCATCACGATAGCAATCGGGATGCTGAACAGCGTGCTCAGCGTCACAGCTATAATGCTCACGTACAGCGACACGTACGTGATACTCGACACGTAGCCGTCCCGGAACGGAAGGTCGACCACGGCCATCGGCAGGTATCCGACTGACTCGAGGGGCACGCTTACTCGTCAGACGAGTTGCTACTCCAGCCTTCTGGAACGTACTGCTGGAAGTCTGGGTTTTCGGAGACGGCTTCAGGGAAGAACAACTGCTCCCCGTTGACCTGATAGTTCGAAATCGCGTCCTGGGTGTCTGGGCTGGTAATCCACCCGATGTATGCCATCGCCAGGTCGTAGTTCGCGTTGTCGTGGATGCCGGGGTTGACTGCCATAATCCCGTATGGGTTTGCGAGGATTTCTGGTCCATCTTCGATTGGCCCCTGCACCAGAATAACGAGGTCGATCTCCGAGCGCTGGGAGATGTACGTCCCGCGGTCCGAGAGCGTGTACGCGCCTTGCTGGTTGGCGATGTTCAGTGCCTCCCCCATCCCAGTCCCGGTCTCCTGATACCAATCCCCGCCCGGCTCGGTCCCCGCGGCCTCCCAGAGATTGAGTTCCTTCGTATGGGTGCCGGAGTTGTCCCCGCGTGAGACGAACTGGGCCTCCGACTCGGCGATAGCAGTCAGCGCCTCGGTCGCCGAGCCCATGCCCTGAATCCCTGCCGGGTCACTTTCAGGCCCGACGATGACGAAGTCGTTGAACATCAGGTCTCGGCGGTTGACCCCGTACCCGTTGCGCATGAACTCGTCTTCGAGGCCGCGGGCGTGAACCATCACTATGTCCGAGTCACCGTTACGGGCCGACTCGAGGGCCGCACCGGTCCCCTGTGCGACCGCGTCGACGGACACCCCGTACATTTCTTCGAAATCGGGGTGAATCTCGTCAAGCAGGCCCGTGTCGTACGTGCTTGTTGTCGTCGTAAGCGTCAGGGTCTCGCCCGACACGCCTGGCTGACTGCCCCCTCCGGACTCCGCTGCCGCTTCGGTCTGGCCACTGCTTTCCCCGGACTGGGCGCACCCGGCGGTAGCTGCTAACGCCCCGGTCCCTATCGCCGCAATGAACTCTCTTCGTTGTATCGGCATAGATACATCGTTGACCTAATAGCAAATATAATTTATGCTGAATAAACCGTTGCATCCGTTCTGTTAGGTCCACCTGTGCGAAAGCGATAGCGGCCCCCCGTGGCTCGTCGTCCTACAAAGCACCTGCGACAATGTAGCCACTTGCGGTAGACACGAATCGAGTGGTGACCGCTGTTCCGTCAGCGATGAACAGTTGAGCAGAGCGGATGCGAGTGGCTGACGCACTCGACTGCCATCAACCGCAGCCAAATGCTTTGTCCGCTTGGATTTCACTTCCACTCCGGTACGCGTGTATTTATACGGCTTGACCTCCAAAGCCACTATAGGGGCCGCCGGACGATGTCACACGCTCCGCTGGTCCCTTCCCCTTTGAAACAACCCCAGATAGCTACACGGCTGTTCGAGCCCGGAACAGTCGCATCGGAAACCGTCGCGATGACAGGCGGGTCCGTGAACGTTACTCGGCGAAGCCCGCGAGCACGCCCTGGCCGTCAGTCCGACCGAGGTCCGACAGTGTTGCCCGCTCCGGATGGGGCATCATGACAGCGACGTGTTCGGCTTCGCCGGTGACGCCGGCCACACTGTGCTTCGAGCCGTTCGGGTTCGCCTCGGGTGTGACATCGCCGTTCTCGTCGCAGTACTTGAACAGGATCCGGCCCTCGGTTTCGAGTTCATCCAGCCGTTCGTCGGAAATCTCGTACCGACCCTCGCCGTGAGCGATGGGGAGCTCCACGACTTCTCCCTCTTCGTACTGGCTGGTCCAGGGCGTGTCGGCGTTCTCGACGCGCAGGTGGACGTGTTCACACTGGAAGCGAGCGCTCTCGTTCGTCGTGAACGCGCCGGGAGTCAGCGATGACTCACAGCCGATCTGTGCGCCGTTGCAGATGCCAAGCACCGGCGTTCCTTCGCTCGCGGCTTCGCGGACTTCTGCCATGATGGGCGAGCGGGCGGCCATCGCGCCGGCACGGAGGTAATCGCCGTAGGAGAAGCCGCCGGGGAGGACAACGCCGTCGATGTCCTCGGGAAGCCCGTCTTCGTGCCAGACGAGTTCGGCGTCGAAGTCCAGCGACTCTAGCGCTTGGACGGAGTCACGGTCGCAGTTCGAGCCGCCGAACTGGATGACGGCGATAGTCACAGTGACCACTCCGTGTGAGAACAGAGCATCGCCGTCAGTTTCGAGGCGATGCTCATTCTGTCTCAGTCACCTCGATGTCGTAGTCGTGGATCGTGGGGTTCGCGAGGAGTCGCTGGGCCATCTCCTCGGCGCGTTCGGCCGCGTCCTCGGTGCTGTCGGCGTCGAGGTCCAGTTCGAACACGTCCGCCGAACGGAGGTCGTTCAGCTCGAAGCCGAGGCGTTCCAGCGAGCGCTGGGTCGTCTCGGCCTCGGGGTCAAGGACGCCCCGCTTGAGCCGGACTGTGACGGTCGCGGTAAAGGCAGTCATTACTGGCAAGCGAGCGGGCAGTAGAGAAAACGCTTGTGTTCTCCCGACACTCAGGTCCCGGCACTGAGCGGCGTCCAGTCGGTCGACTGGTCGCGCAGGCCGGTCACGCGGAGTTCGAAGTCTTCCCGGTCGGCGCGAACGTCGACTCGCCCGTCGAAGAACTGTGCCACGCTTTCGACGACCTGCTCCCCGTGAGCGTCCGGGTCGAGCACGCAGACGCCGAGACCGTCTGCGGTTCCGATCCGACCGGTGATGGTGTTGAGGAACCGGTACACCGCCCGCACGTCGTCGCTGTACACGAGCAGCGGCGTCAGCGTGATGATACCGGTCCGGACCCGCGTGTAGCCGCTGGCGTACGTCGACTCGTACTGGCCGGAGTACTCGATACCGATGCCGGTCAGGTCCGCCGGCGTGTTGACCGCCGAAACGCTGTCTTCCGGCAGCTCGCCGCTTTCCTGTGCGCAGTCGATGACGCGGACCCGGTCGCGGTCGAGGATGCCGCCGTGGCGCTCGAAATCCTCCAATATCGTCGTGGCGTCGCTGTCCGTCGCGACGAGGACGGTCCCGCCGTCGGCGTCGGAGCTACAGAGCAGTCGCAGTCCCATCTCCCGCGCTCCGCTCAGAACAGGGCCGGTTACGAGCA
Proteins encoded in this window:
- a CDS encoding phosphate ABC transporter ATP-binding protein, which produces MLEVTDVSHAYGANDVFRDLSVGVNPGEVVAVIGPSGVGKTTLLRLLAFSLEPDQGTITFDGTDVWAVDEATRLSLRRRIGMVFQEASLFDAPVARNVEYGLRVRRSWAARLRHELQSVVRSNGTADAVCEALDVVGLREKMDQHADSLSGGEAQRVSFARALAYNPDLLLLDEPTSDLDPRNTAVIEDAIAEARNRGIGVVVATHDMHQAERVADRVAVLLNEQITEIAPTEEIFQNPSDHRTRKFISGELVY
- a CDS encoding molybdenum ABC transporter permease, with translation MAVVDLPFRDGYVSSITYVSLYVSIIAVTLSTLFSIPIAIVMGLSDFHGKQFVKSVINTGMGFPSVVVGLVVLFTVSNQGPLGELELIFTKEAMIMSQFVLATPPITAISLAAISSVDDNVRDAAHVLGGTRLDVALVVLKEARYGIATAVLAGFGRAISEVGSVLIVGGNITSASGISKTRTLTTAIQLEARQGQYETAMILGAVLVTLVLTINAIVIRLGDQGVQR
- a CDS encoding molybdenum transporter, producing the protein MPIQRREFIAAIGTGALAATAGCAQSGESSGQTEAAAESGGGSQPGVSGETLTLTTTTSTYDTGLLDEIHPDFEEMYGVSVDAVAQGTGAALESARNGDSDIVMVHARGLEDEFMRNGYGVNRRDLMFNDFVIVGPESDPAGIQGMGSATEALTAIAESEAQFVSRGDNSGTHTKELNLWEAAGTEPGGDWYQETGTGMGEALNIANQQGAYTLSDRGTYISQRSEIDLVILVQGPIEDGPEILANPYGIMAVNPGIHDNANYDLAMAYIGWITSPDTQDAISNYQVNGEQLFFPEAVSENPDFQQYVPEGWSSNSSDE
- a CDS encoding phosphoribosylformylglycinamidine synthase I; amino-acid sequence: MTIAVIQFGGSNCDRDSVQALESLDFDAELVWHEDGLPEDIDGVVLPGGFSYGDYLRAGAMAARSPIMAEVREAASEGTPVLGICNGAQIGCESSLTPGAFTTNESARFQCEHVHLRVENADTPWTSQYEEGEVVELPIAHGEGRYEISDERLDELETEGRILFKYCDENGDVTPEANPNGSKHSVAGVTGEAEHVAVMMPHPERATLSDLGRTDGQGVLAGFAE
- a CDS encoding phosphoribosylformylglycinamidine synthase — encoded protein: MTAFTATVTVRLKRGVLDPEAETTQRSLERLGFELNDLRSADVFELDLDADSTEDAAERAEEMAQRLLANPTIHDYDIEVTETE